In a single window of the Hippoglossus hippoglossus isolate fHipHip1 chromosome 7, fHipHip1.pri, whole genome shotgun sequence genome:
- the ano11 gene encoding anoctamin-7 isoform X3, with amino-acid sequence MLRKGDREVLLDLDYGGEAQTTESYGSLQNGVFIPPRYLSAAAADGDMDDDDPIDHHWNTRSNQPVPQPGIYFRDGRTKIDFVLVWEVRSRRKKRGKGKSEATCEEGEAVPPEETSRSERRKAQLEQWREKFVQNLESAGLLMEKEETANEKKTIHFLKVNAPWDVMVCYAEELCLRAPLQAQPNLDLNTSARVLSRLCIPNVMTESVPNRPLDYYTCAFRKSKMSRFLGCEDQESYFTNTQRHRVVYEILTKTVYGKKKRSEVGVDRLINEGAYTAAFPLHEGPFELPKCEIRPDELNQRQVLYHYWARWFEWYKYQPLDHIREYFGEKIALYFAWLGFYTAWLLPAAVVGTLVFVSGVMSMGTNTPAKEICTSGDTYLMCPLCNTCNAWNMSEICTMAKMGYLFDHPGTVLFSVFMSFWAVTFLEYWKRKMSTLAHHWDCMDFHEEEERPRPEFAAKAPTMEQNPVTGVKEPYFPEKTRLTRMFTGSMVIIMMLCVVMIFLVTVVMCRGIIIVMMFHTESPVLRTEAGTIANISSSIVNLGLILLMGRVYTALAEQLTKWEMHRTQTQYDNAFIFKVFIFQFVNFYSSPFYVAFFKGRFVGYPTNYGTLFGMRNEDCGPGGCLIELAEQLFIIMVGKQLINNIQEFIIPKVKAWRQKRTLAKVLGGKASHEPRRWEEDYKLVECEGLFEEYLEMVLQFGFITIFVAAFPLAPLFALLNNWVEIRLDAHKFVCEYRRPVAERAQNIGVWFNILEALSHLSVIANAFLIAFTSDFLPRLLYQYKFDNELHGYVNFTLAYAPLNYTDNCRYKAYRDNNGNHTLFYWELLAVRLSFIIAFEHVVFFVLRAIDWIVPDVPESLEVKIKRERYLAKQALAENQEALLQATRPLET; translated from the exons ATGCTGAGGAAGGGAGACAGAGAAGTCCTCCTGGATCTGGACTATGGAGGCGAAGCACAAACCACCGAGAGCTATGGGAGTCTGCAGAACGGAGTCTTCATCCCACCAAGATAT ctttcagcagcagctgctgacgGAGATATGGACGATGACGATCCCATTGACCATCACTGGAATACAAGAAGTAACCAGCCAGTTCCACAGCCGGGGATATACTTCAGAGACGGAAGAACTAAAATTG ACTTCGTGCTGGTGTGGGAGGTTCGCTCGCGGAGGAAGAAGCGAGGGAAGGGGAAGAGTGAGGCGACCTGCGAGGAGGGGGAGGCCGTGCCCCCCGAGGAGACCAGCCGCTCTGAGCGAAGGAAGGCCCAGCTGGAACAGTGGAGGGAGAAGTTTGTTCAGAACCTGGAGAGTGCTGGACTGCTCATGGAAAAG GAGGAAACAgcgaatgaaaagaaaacaatacacTTTCTGAAAGTGAATGCTCCCTGGGATGTGATGGTGTGTTATGCTGAGGAACTCTGTCTGAGAGCTCCATTACAG GCACAGCCAAATCTGGATTTAAACACATCTGCTCGGGTACTGAGCAGACTATGCATACCTAATGTAATGACAGAGTCGGTGCCAAACAGGCCACTGGACTATTACACATGTGCATTTCGCAAGTCGAAGATGAGCAG ATTCCTCGGCTGTGAGGACCAGGAATCCTACTTCACTAATACACAGAGACACCGTGTT gTGTATGAGATTCTTACCAAGACGGTTTACGGCAAAAAGAAGAGGTCTGAAGTTGGCGTGGACAGACTGATAAACGAAGGGGCGTACACTGCAGCGTTCCCCCTGCATGAG GGCCCTTTTGAACTTCCTAAGTGTGAGATCCGTCCTGATGAACTCAACCAGAGGCAGGTTCTTTACCACTACTGGGCCCGCTGGTTCGAATGGTACAAGTACCAACCTCTGGACCACATCAGGGAGTACTTTGGAGAGAAGATTGCACTCTACTTTGCATGGCTGG GTTTCTACACAGCCTGGCTGCTGCCGGCAGCAGTGGTCGGAACTCTAGTCTTTGTTTCTGGAGTCATGTCCATGGGTACCAACACACCAGC TAAGGAAATCTGTACGAGTGGAGACACTTATCTGATGTGTCCTCTCTGTAACACCTGTAACGCCTGGAACATGTCTGAAATCTGCACCATGGCTAAG ATGGGCTACTTATTCGACCACCCGGGTACGGTCCTCTTCAGTGTGTTCATGTCGTTCTGGGCCGTAACCTTTCTGGAGTACTGGAAGCGAAAGATGTCCACCCTGGCCCATCACTGGGACTGCATGGACTTCCATGAAGAAGAG GAGCGTCCTCGGCCAGAGTTTGCAGCGAAGGCCCCGACTATGGAGCAGAACCCAGTGACTGGGGTCAAAGAGCCCTACTTTCCAGAAAAAACCAGGCTGACCCGCATGTTCACAGGCTCCATGGTCATCATAATGATG CTGTGTGTGGTGATGATCTTCCTGGTGACGGTGGTCATGTGCCGCGGTATCATCATTGTGATGATGTTCCACACTGAGAGCCCGGTCCTGCGTACAGAG GCAGGGACCATAGCCAACATCTCCAGCAGTATCGTGAATCTGGGCCTCATCCTGTTGATGGGCCGGGTCTACACTGCTTTAGCAGAGCAGCTCACTAAATGGG AGATGCACAGAACACAAACCCAGTATGACAATGCCTTCATCTTCAAGGTGTTCATCTTCCAGTTTGTCAACTTCTACTCTTCTCCTTTCTACGTGGCTTTCTTTAAAGGAAG GTTTGTTGGTTACCCGACCAACTATGGGACCTTGTTTGGGATGAGAAATGAGGAT TGTGGTCCTGGGGGTTGTCTCATTGAACTGGCTGAACAACTCTTCATCATCATGGTGGGAAAGCAACTCATCAACAACATCCAGGAGTTCATTATCCC TAAAGTGAAGGCCTGGCGCCAGAAGAGAACTTTGGCCAAGGTTCTGGGGGGTAAGGCATCCCATGAGCCTCGGCGCTGGGAGGAAGATTACAAGCTGGTGGAGTGTGAAGGCCTCTTTGAAGAGTATCTGGAAATGG TGCTCCAGTTCGGGTTCATCACCATCTTCGTGGCTGCCTTCCCCCTCGCTCCGCTCTTCGCCCTCCTCAACAACTGGGTGGAAATCCGTTTGGACGCGCACAAGTTTGTGTGCGAGTATCGGAGGCCGGTGGCCGAGCGTGCCCAGAACATCGGAGTGTGGTTCAACATACTGGAAGCCCTGTCGCACTTGTCTGTCATCGCCAAT GCTTTTCTAATAGCCTTCACGTCCGATTTCTTACCTCGTCTGCTCTACCAGTACAAATTCGATAATGAGCTCCACGGATACGTCAACTTTACCTTGGCTTACGCCCCACTTAACTACACTGACAACTGCAG ataTAAAGCGTACAGAGACAACAATGGAAACCACACACTATTCTACTGGGAGCTCCTCGCTGTCAGACTTAGTTTCATCATTGCTTTTGAG CACGTGGTGTTCTTTGTGCTGCGAGCCATCGACTGGATCGTACCTGACGTCCCTGAGTCGCTGGAGGTGAAGATCAAGAGGGAGCGCTACCTGGCCAAGCAAGCTCTGGCTGAAAACCAGGAGGCTCTGTTG
- the ano11 gene encoding anoctamin-7 isoform X1 translates to MLRKGDREVLLDLDYGGEAQTTESYGSLQNGVFIPPRYLSAAAADGDMDDDDPIDHHWNTRSNQPVPQPGIYFRDGRTKIDFVLVWEVRSRRKKRGKGKSEATCEEGEAVPPEETSRSERRKAQLEQWREKFVQNLESAGLLMEKEETANEKKTIHFLKVNAPWDVMVCYAEELCLRAPLQAQPNLDLNTSARVLSRLCIPNVMTESVPNRPLDYYTCAFRKSKMSRFLGCEDQESYFTNTQRHRVVYEILTKTVYGKKKRSEVGVDRLINEGAYTAAFPLHEGPFELPKCEIRPDELNQRQVLYHYWARWFEWYKYQPLDHIREYFGEKIALYFAWLGFYTAWLLPAAVVGTLVFVSGVMSMGTNTPAKEICTSGDTYLMCPLCNTCNAWNMSEICTMAKMGYLFDHPGTVLFSVFMSFWAVTFLEYWKRKMSTLAHHWDCMDFHEEEERPRPEFAAKAPTMEQNPVTGVKEPYFPEKTRLTRMFTGSMVIIMMLCVVMIFLVTVVMCRGIIIVMMFHTESPVLRTEAGTIANISSSIVNLGLILLMGRVYTALAEQLTKWEMHRTQTQYDNAFIFKVFIFQFVNFYSSPFYVAFFKGRFVGYPTNYGTLFGMRNEDCGPGGCLIELAEQLFIIMVGKQLINNIQEFIIPKVKAWRQKRTLAKVLGGKASHEPRRWEEDYKLVECEGLFEEYLEMVLQFGFITIFVAAFPLAPLFALLNNWVEIRLDAHKFVCEYRRPVAERAQNIGVWFNILEALSHLSVIANAFLIAFTSDFLPRLLYQYKFDNELHGYVNFTLAYAPLNYTDNCRYKAYRDNNGNHTLFYWELLAVRLSFIIAFEHVVFFVLRAIDWIVPDVPESLEVKIKRERYLAKQALAENQEALLVSRNRGAATACAGTASPASHTSFGNMS, encoded by the exons ATGCTGAGGAAGGGAGACAGAGAAGTCCTCCTGGATCTGGACTATGGAGGCGAAGCACAAACCACCGAGAGCTATGGGAGTCTGCAGAACGGAGTCTTCATCCCACCAAGATAT ctttcagcagcagctgctgacgGAGATATGGACGATGACGATCCCATTGACCATCACTGGAATACAAGAAGTAACCAGCCAGTTCCACAGCCGGGGATATACTTCAGAGACGGAAGAACTAAAATTG ACTTCGTGCTGGTGTGGGAGGTTCGCTCGCGGAGGAAGAAGCGAGGGAAGGGGAAGAGTGAGGCGACCTGCGAGGAGGGGGAGGCCGTGCCCCCCGAGGAGACCAGCCGCTCTGAGCGAAGGAAGGCCCAGCTGGAACAGTGGAGGGAGAAGTTTGTTCAGAACCTGGAGAGTGCTGGACTGCTCATGGAAAAG GAGGAAACAgcgaatgaaaagaaaacaatacacTTTCTGAAAGTGAATGCTCCCTGGGATGTGATGGTGTGTTATGCTGAGGAACTCTGTCTGAGAGCTCCATTACAG GCACAGCCAAATCTGGATTTAAACACATCTGCTCGGGTACTGAGCAGACTATGCATACCTAATGTAATGACAGAGTCGGTGCCAAACAGGCCACTGGACTATTACACATGTGCATTTCGCAAGTCGAAGATGAGCAG ATTCCTCGGCTGTGAGGACCAGGAATCCTACTTCACTAATACACAGAGACACCGTGTT gTGTATGAGATTCTTACCAAGACGGTTTACGGCAAAAAGAAGAGGTCTGAAGTTGGCGTGGACAGACTGATAAACGAAGGGGCGTACACTGCAGCGTTCCCCCTGCATGAG GGCCCTTTTGAACTTCCTAAGTGTGAGATCCGTCCTGATGAACTCAACCAGAGGCAGGTTCTTTACCACTACTGGGCCCGCTGGTTCGAATGGTACAAGTACCAACCTCTGGACCACATCAGGGAGTACTTTGGAGAGAAGATTGCACTCTACTTTGCATGGCTGG GTTTCTACACAGCCTGGCTGCTGCCGGCAGCAGTGGTCGGAACTCTAGTCTTTGTTTCTGGAGTCATGTCCATGGGTACCAACACACCAGC TAAGGAAATCTGTACGAGTGGAGACACTTATCTGATGTGTCCTCTCTGTAACACCTGTAACGCCTGGAACATGTCTGAAATCTGCACCATGGCTAAG ATGGGCTACTTATTCGACCACCCGGGTACGGTCCTCTTCAGTGTGTTCATGTCGTTCTGGGCCGTAACCTTTCTGGAGTACTGGAAGCGAAAGATGTCCACCCTGGCCCATCACTGGGACTGCATGGACTTCCATGAAGAAGAG GAGCGTCCTCGGCCAGAGTTTGCAGCGAAGGCCCCGACTATGGAGCAGAACCCAGTGACTGGGGTCAAAGAGCCCTACTTTCCAGAAAAAACCAGGCTGACCCGCATGTTCACAGGCTCCATGGTCATCATAATGATG CTGTGTGTGGTGATGATCTTCCTGGTGACGGTGGTCATGTGCCGCGGTATCATCATTGTGATGATGTTCCACACTGAGAGCCCGGTCCTGCGTACAGAG GCAGGGACCATAGCCAACATCTCCAGCAGTATCGTGAATCTGGGCCTCATCCTGTTGATGGGCCGGGTCTACACTGCTTTAGCAGAGCAGCTCACTAAATGGG AGATGCACAGAACACAAACCCAGTATGACAATGCCTTCATCTTCAAGGTGTTCATCTTCCAGTTTGTCAACTTCTACTCTTCTCCTTTCTACGTGGCTTTCTTTAAAGGAAG GTTTGTTGGTTACCCGACCAACTATGGGACCTTGTTTGGGATGAGAAATGAGGAT TGTGGTCCTGGGGGTTGTCTCATTGAACTGGCTGAACAACTCTTCATCATCATGGTGGGAAAGCAACTCATCAACAACATCCAGGAGTTCATTATCCC TAAAGTGAAGGCCTGGCGCCAGAAGAGAACTTTGGCCAAGGTTCTGGGGGGTAAGGCATCCCATGAGCCTCGGCGCTGGGAGGAAGATTACAAGCTGGTGGAGTGTGAAGGCCTCTTTGAAGAGTATCTGGAAATGG TGCTCCAGTTCGGGTTCATCACCATCTTCGTGGCTGCCTTCCCCCTCGCTCCGCTCTTCGCCCTCCTCAACAACTGGGTGGAAATCCGTTTGGACGCGCACAAGTTTGTGTGCGAGTATCGGAGGCCGGTGGCCGAGCGTGCCCAGAACATCGGAGTGTGGTTCAACATACTGGAAGCCCTGTCGCACTTGTCTGTCATCGCCAAT GCTTTTCTAATAGCCTTCACGTCCGATTTCTTACCTCGTCTGCTCTACCAGTACAAATTCGATAATGAGCTCCACGGATACGTCAACTTTACCTTGGCTTACGCCCCACTTAACTACACTGACAACTGCAG ataTAAAGCGTACAGAGACAACAATGGAAACCACACACTATTCTACTGGGAGCTCCTCGCTGTCAGACTTAGTTTCATCATTGCTTTTGAG CACGTGGTGTTCTTTGTGCTGCGAGCCATCGACTGGATCGTACCTGACGTCCCTGAGTCGCTGGAGGTGAAGATCAAGAGGGAGCGCTACCTGGCCAAGCAAGCTCTGGCTGAAAACCAGGAGGCTCTGTTGGTGAGTCGAAACCGAGGGGCTGCCACTGCCTGTGCGGGCACTGCTAGCCCAG
- the ano11 gene encoding anoctamin-7 isoform X2, translating into MLRKGDREVLLDLDYGGEAQTTESYGSLQNGVFIPPRYLSAAAADGDMDDDDPIDHHWNTRSNQPVPQPGIYFRDGRTKIDFVLVWEVRSRRKKRGKGKSEATCEEGEAVPPEETSRSERRKAQLEQWREKFVQNLESAGLLMEKEETANEKKTIHFLKVNAPWDVMVCYAEELCLRAPLQAQPNLDLNTSARVLSRLCIPNVMTESVPNRPLDYYTCAFRKSKMSRFLGCEDQESYFTNTQRHRVVYEILTKTVYGKKKRSEVGVDRLINEGAYTAAFPLHEGPFELPKCEIRPDELNQRQVLYHYWARWFEWYKYQPLDHIREYFGEKIALYFAWLGFYTAWLLPAAVVGTLVFVSGVMSMGTNTPAKEICTSGDTYLMCPLCNTCNAWNMSEICTMAKMGYLFDHPGTVLFSVFMSFWAVTFLEYWKRKMSTLAHHWDCMDFHEEEERPRPEFAAKAPTMEQNPVTGVKEPYFPEKTRLTRMFTGSMVIIMMLCVVMIFLVTVVMCRGIIIVMMFHTESPVLRTEAGTIANISSSIVNLGLILLMGRVYTALAEQLTKWEMHRTQTQYDNAFIFKVFIFQFVNFYSSPFYVAFFKGRFVGYPTNYGTLFGMRNEDCGPGGCLIELAEQLFIIMVGKQLINNIQEFIIPKVKAWRQKRTLAKVLGGKASHEPRRWEEDYKLVECEGLFEEYLEMVLQFGFITIFVAAFPLAPLFALLNNWVEIRLDAHKFVCEYRRPVAERAQNIGVWFNILEALSHLSVIANAFLIAFTSDFLPRLLYQYKFDNELHGYVNFTLAYAPLNYTDNCRYKAYRDNNGNHTLFYWELLAVRLSFIIAFEHVVFFVLRAIDWIVPDVPESLEVKIKRERYLAKQALAENQEALLMMAASHTSFGNMS; encoded by the exons ATGCTGAGGAAGGGAGACAGAGAAGTCCTCCTGGATCTGGACTATGGAGGCGAAGCACAAACCACCGAGAGCTATGGGAGTCTGCAGAACGGAGTCTTCATCCCACCAAGATAT ctttcagcagcagctgctgacgGAGATATGGACGATGACGATCCCATTGACCATCACTGGAATACAAGAAGTAACCAGCCAGTTCCACAGCCGGGGATATACTTCAGAGACGGAAGAACTAAAATTG ACTTCGTGCTGGTGTGGGAGGTTCGCTCGCGGAGGAAGAAGCGAGGGAAGGGGAAGAGTGAGGCGACCTGCGAGGAGGGGGAGGCCGTGCCCCCCGAGGAGACCAGCCGCTCTGAGCGAAGGAAGGCCCAGCTGGAACAGTGGAGGGAGAAGTTTGTTCAGAACCTGGAGAGTGCTGGACTGCTCATGGAAAAG GAGGAAACAgcgaatgaaaagaaaacaatacacTTTCTGAAAGTGAATGCTCCCTGGGATGTGATGGTGTGTTATGCTGAGGAACTCTGTCTGAGAGCTCCATTACAG GCACAGCCAAATCTGGATTTAAACACATCTGCTCGGGTACTGAGCAGACTATGCATACCTAATGTAATGACAGAGTCGGTGCCAAACAGGCCACTGGACTATTACACATGTGCATTTCGCAAGTCGAAGATGAGCAG ATTCCTCGGCTGTGAGGACCAGGAATCCTACTTCACTAATACACAGAGACACCGTGTT gTGTATGAGATTCTTACCAAGACGGTTTACGGCAAAAAGAAGAGGTCTGAAGTTGGCGTGGACAGACTGATAAACGAAGGGGCGTACACTGCAGCGTTCCCCCTGCATGAG GGCCCTTTTGAACTTCCTAAGTGTGAGATCCGTCCTGATGAACTCAACCAGAGGCAGGTTCTTTACCACTACTGGGCCCGCTGGTTCGAATGGTACAAGTACCAACCTCTGGACCACATCAGGGAGTACTTTGGAGAGAAGATTGCACTCTACTTTGCATGGCTGG GTTTCTACACAGCCTGGCTGCTGCCGGCAGCAGTGGTCGGAACTCTAGTCTTTGTTTCTGGAGTCATGTCCATGGGTACCAACACACCAGC TAAGGAAATCTGTACGAGTGGAGACACTTATCTGATGTGTCCTCTCTGTAACACCTGTAACGCCTGGAACATGTCTGAAATCTGCACCATGGCTAAG ATGGGCTACTTATTCGACCACCCGGGTACGGTCCTCTTCAGTGTGTTCATGTCGTTCTGGGCCGTAACCTTTCTGGAGTACTGGAAGCGAAAGATGTCCACCCTGGCCCATCACTGGGACTGCATGGACTTCCATGAAGAAGAG GAGCGTCCTCGGCCAGAGTTTGCAGCGAAGGCCCCGACTATGGAGCAGAACCCAGTGACTGGGGTCAAAGAGCCCTACTTTCCAGAAAAAACCAGGCTGACCCGCATGTTCACAGGCTCCATGGTCATCATAATGATG CTGTGTGTGGTGATGATCTTCCTGGTGACGGTGGTCATGTGCCGCGGTATCATCATTGTGATGATGTTCCACACTGAGAGCCCGGTCCTGCGTACAGAG GCAGGGACCATAGCCAACATCTCCAGCAGTATCGTGAATCTGGGCCTCATCCTGTTGATGGGCCGGGTCTACACTGCTTTAGCAGAGCAGCTCACTAAATGGG AGATGCACAGAACACAAACCCAGTATGACAATGCCTTCATCTTCAAGGTGTTCATCTTCCAGTTTGTCAACTTCTACTCTTCTCCTTTCTACGTGGCTTTCTTTAAAGGAAG GTTTGTTGGTTACCCGACCAACTATGGGACCTTGTTTGGGATGAGAAATGAGGAT TGTGGTCCTGGGGGTTGTCTCATTGAACTGGCTGAACAACTCTTCATCATCATGGTGGGAAAGCAACTCATCAACAACATCCAGGAGTTCATTATCCC TAAAGTGAAGGCCTGGCGCCAGAAGAGAACTTTGGCCAAGGTTCTGGGGGGTAAGGCATCCCATGAGCCTCGGCGCTGGGAGGAAGATTACAAGCTGGTGGAGTGTGAAGGCCTCTTTGAAGAGTATCTGGAAATGG TGCTCCAGTTCGGGTTCATCACCATCTTCGTGGCTGCCTTCCCCCTCGCTCCGCTCTTCGCCCTCCTCAACAACTGGGTGGAAATCCGTTTGGACGCGCACAAGTTTGTGTGCGAGTATCGGAGGCCGGTGGCCGAGCGTGCCCAGAACATCGGAGTGTGGTTCAACATACTGGAAGCCCTGTCGCACTTGTCTGTCATCGCCAAT GCTTTTCTAATAGCCTTCACGTCCGATTTCTTACCTCGTCTGCTCTACCAGTACAAATTCGATAATGAGCTCCACGGATACGTCAACTTTACCTTGGCTTACGCCCCACTTAACTACACTGACAACTGCAG ataTAAAGCGTACAGAGACAACAATGGAAACCACACACTATTCTACTGGGAGCTCCTCGCTGTCAGACTTAGTTTCATCATTGCTTTTGAG CACGTGGTGTTCTTTGTGCTGCGAGCCATCGACTGGATCGTACCTGACGTCCCTGAGTCGCTGGAGGTGAAGATCAAGAGGGAGCGCTACCTGGCCAAGCAAGCTCTGGCTGAAAACCAGGAGGCTCTGTTG